ccaacgaaccttcactataggaatgcgtgagcgtcggagtttcttggtttctcggtccatgatctctattggcttttccacgaagtgtaatgttttgTCCACTTGAAAATCCTCGAGAGGGACATGCAAATTCTATTCGGCTAGACACTTCTtgaggttcgaaacgtggaaagtccggtgtacgttgctgagttccttcggtaattcgagtctgtaggccactttgccaattctttcaagaattttaaagggtccaacgtatcgaggcgctagctttcctttcttgccgaattaGATCACCCCCTTCCAAAGTGAAAACTTTAGGAGTACGTAATCGCCAACTTCgaactcaaggggcttgcggcatttatcggcgtaactcttttgacgactccgtcctttcaagagattgtcttgtatctggaggatcttgtcagtcgtttcttgtaataactCAGGACCGGTAATTTACGCATCTCCGATGTCGTGCCATACGatcggcgatcgacattttcttccatataaagcctcaaagggtgccatttaaatgctagagtgataactgttgttgtatgagaattcgactaaatggaagacttgatcttcctacctcctacatgatttccatgacatttagaggtacctaaatgaagctcttaatcttctacctcatgcttgaactgtTAAACTATTGGGCATATTAATGTAACCTATATAATACATAAACATATTATCCGAATAATCCACTACAAGAAAACTAGGTTTTTAGTACATGCAAAAGCGTCCTAAAATCctattttataggacctttcatttaataggaccaacggtaaaagcgttttatgtaaaggggtcgtaataggtcccggaactaaaaaagcgtcctaacatctcaaataagattatgaaaccaattttatggtcgcgtaaTGTGTCTTTTaacaaccaaaatagtgtcctaatataaacatattagtacacttttacgatgttctaacatgtgcttacatacttttaatcttttgatacacttataagcgtccttagaaattaattgataggacccttatgatgtaacatTATAGTTAATTTAATACcaagaaaagggtcctaatataccaTATAAGATTACAAAACCATTTTTATGGTCGCATATTATGTCTATAGACAATTTAAATAGCGTCCTaaaaaacatattaggacacacTACTAAAAAAAATCCAAATAGTGGCATACAAATAGTGCCACATAAAACCAATAAAGTGCCACTAAACACCCCATAAGAAATGAGCAGCACATAAAAAAGTGTCACTAAAGCCTTTTAGTAGCACTTTTTAGTGTGCCACTATAAAATTTTGGgattttagtggcactttttgtTTTTGCCACAaagaaaaaaattgttttttgtgACATCAGTTTTAGTAGCATATATTTTTTACCACAAAAATCAATTTAATATAAATGCTACAATAGACGTTTATATGGTAACTTAACCATTATTTATTCACAATATAAGTGAAAATGTGTAGAAATTATAATATCATAACTTCAATTATAAGTTCGATCCAAAACATATTACAAATGTTAGCAAACAAATGCATAATAagtttcaaacatgtttcaaatgtttaCAAAAAAATCAAAACGTTCTTTCCCATAGGAATCATACTGTAAAAAAAAACTTAGCTCCAAGCAATCCATAAATCTTCTTATCTCTATTACTCCAATGCTTCACATATCAAATCTATCATCATTATTGTGACTTCTTGAAGATAATATCTTGTTACTAGACAAAAAAAGTTGTTTGGGCTGTAGAACCAATATGGGGACTGAAAAAGTATAAATGAAATAAATGTTAATACAAAGTTATATAATTGTAAAAGATTAAATAGGAGTTCAGATATGTAAGCACCTATATATTCATATTGCTAAGAACTGTAGACAAGATTGCTTGGGAATATCCACATGACTTTAATAACCTTTCAAATCTGGAATACAAATAAATATTACATATATATTGGTGGATACCTCTTACTTTGATGAGTGGCTACATATCAAACTTGATAAGAACTAGTCCAACGAAAACTCCTCGAGCCAAATAAGAACCTCGTTTCGCTTCATCAGACAATCCACACAACAAACATATACAAAGGTTAGAACTTAGAACTTAGAAACTGTTAAATCGTAAACTGTACAAACAGCCAACATGCAAACCTAATGTAAAATATTAGCATCATTAATTCATAATATCTAACACGTTGTAGAAAAACTTACCATCATAAAACTTTTTGTTCTACCAGGATCATTGTAGCGAGCCAATAAACACCCGTCTTTTGGTTTGAGACCGTCAGAAAGAACACTAGACCTcagtaatttttctttttcacgaacaataTCCTCTGTTGGTTTGCCGCTGAATTTTAATACGGCTGCAAATCTTCCTTCAACGCTCCGTATACTAACATTTTCTTTGTTAGGGTCCGGTAAACTGGAGAACATTATTCACCTTAGATCTTAGTTTATAGTAATATGATAAAATTTGTTATTTGTATAACTAAAGTAATAGAAGTTGACCTGTTTATGTCTTTTTCGGATGGAAGAACGATTTGGATCGACATTTTCGACATCTCGAGATCAAATGCTTGAGTGAAAACTAGAGTTGTCATTGGTATTTTTTCTACCCTAGAGTTCTTTCCAAATATATACCTGAAAAGTGGGCATGTTATCTATTATTTCGGACACCACATGAAGCTAACACGAAATTCACAGgattaggtttagtctaaacgggtctACAATTTCAGGTTGAACCCGTTTAGCTCAacaggtcgggttcgggtcacCCCGGTCGGgctgacccgtttaacccatttttttcaaacataacccaattgtattatattatattttttttgcaatattttatttgtcataAATTAAAATTGAtgtgtattttatgccataattataacttaaaaagagaaattgacataagatttaataatttaaatgtaCTTGTATCAATATATTAATTTTCGAAAAAAATAATTTGGCTAAACGGGTcatgttcgggtcaacccacgaATATTCAGGTTGTGTTCGGGTTCAGCTTCGTCTAAaatttcgggttcgggtcgggttgaacccgcgaacATGACCCATTTAGTTGGATGTCTTAAATACCCTTCACCAACTACTTTGTATAGGTGACGGTTTCGGTCTATTTACTTATATTTACTTATGAATGCGTTCACTTTGGTTGTGATTTATCTCAAACGGGCCAAATAAAATATCAACTGAAAAGGAACTACTTGAACGGGTTAAAGTCGtccaaaataaacaaaaactcACCCCGCTACATCGTTAAATCCTGTATTTCCAGCAAGTTTGTCACTTTGAGTTTCAACGATTACAAATGGGCTGTATTTTCGTACCTCATATGTTGCAGTTCTTTTAAGTATCTGATATTTTGGTGTTTCCAGATCAGGAGTCTTGTATATCCTCAGCTGTAACAAAACACGTTACACGTAACTAAATCCATGAACATATAATCAATCAAACAGTTAGAACATggtaattaatatattaaataccTGTTTTAATAAGTCCATGAGAGCTTCTGTCGAAAAGTATTCATTGTTCTTTATAGAGTCCCAATAGTCCTGTGAAGTTGATAAAACGAAAAGAAAATTACCAAATACTGCAAATGTTACATGCGTTTGAGATCATGGGCGAAAACTGCGCGTACCACATGACTGCAAAACTTTCCGTTTTCGGGGTTTACGCCCATTACTGAAGTTCCAGTGAAGACCAACACTGGCTTCCTTGGTAAAAGAGAGAATGTCATTTCCATTGTCCGCCTTGTAGTTATTTCATATGTTCCTATCTATTAAAAAAGATAGTGGTTGTTTAATATAACACAAACATTCGAAGGGTTTGCATGGGTGTAGTTATGAGAGATCTGACTGATCCTTAAGcgggttgggtaacgggtcaaaacagatATGTGTCAAAATAATTTTGACTTTGTTTTTCAAACAGCAATTCGATAACACCATCCATGTGTCGAAACATATATGGGTCAAAACAGATTGGTCAAAATGTTATGACTTataagtaggggtgcaaacgagtcgagcgggtgcaaacgagtcgagcccgagcttgaccaggctcaagctcgagctcgagctcgattaacttatgaaagctcgggctcgagctcggctcaattCGAGCTTTAGCTCAAGCTCAGCGCGTTAGTATtttctgaagctcgagctcggcatGTTTATTATCTATCAATTAAAATATtaagtaaaaataatataataatagttTTTTTAGGCTCGCGAACTCGATAAGTGAAGcccgggctcgggctcgtttactaaataagcttatttttaggttcgaggtcggcttgtaaacaagtttatataagctcggctcgtttacactaaggctcgataaagctcgacgagcctaacgagcttcacatgcgaggctcgagctcgggctcgataaacaaacgagctttattttatgctcaagctcggctcgggctcgataaggctcggctcgtttgcacccctacatATGATTATAAGTCTTATTGACCAGGGGCAGATTAACCAATTTTAGGTAGAGAATTACATAATACATGTGTACTATGAATGTGAAAGAAAGAGAGTGTGGTAGACGGTTACCCATCCGGCTTATGTATTACGGTTAAAACAAAAGATAAAAGTGTTCATGCAATTCTCTGTTTATTCTTGATTTTGTTTATGTATTTAACGTCCGTCTAAAACGATCTACATATATTTGTTTACGAATAGAAACAATACATCAATATTCAATCCCACATTCTCACCAAACACTAACCCACATGGCAGTGTCGATATAAAACATCAATATATAATACACTCTGATGTAACACACTctgattttcaaacttttgtgGTCGATTAACTTAGTTTGGCTTCATAATAAGGCTCTGCTAAACTAAGGGTATCCACGAGAGAGAGCTTACAGTTGTTGTTATGACAATGAAGGAACAAAAAAACAAGAATATATCAACAATAATCAACTTTAACGAAAAACTTACAAAATAATGTCTAGAAActttgtaagcatcctcaataaAATTGGTACGAAAATGGACTTCCCATATATGACATAATCTTACCTTAAATCTAGATACCACATAGTATGACGATCTTGAACTAGGGCATGAGTGTTAAATCCAATTGATAATCTGGTTTGGATTTATGACTATGCATCATCATGATACCGGTTTTAGTCATACATAATATCATGTTTCTACTGAACTTTCTTTTCCATTTCCTTAGGGTGTACGGGGTGGGTTTGGATCTATACACTTAGTCATAAAGTAGGGCATGGCGTTAGagactattaaccaccaaaaaccaCATAAATAGATAGCATAATCAAGTATAAAAATTACAGATTTACAGCGATAAACAAAAGACGAATATCAAAAAAAACATATAACAATTGGTTACATATTTACAATGACTAAGATCATGGCATAATTCTTGTATAGATGAGCATCATACCAAACAACACTATAAACCCAAAGATTTAATTATACACGAGTGGCAGTGTGTTACCCGAGTGACGGTTTAAACCTAATTAGAAGGTACTTGGACAGCATTGGTGATTTGTTGCTGTGACGGAAATCAGACAGAGGGGAAGAGAAATGTTATCACAATTTGGGGAAGGAATTGATGGAAGGTTAGGGAGGAGCGGGAATATTAAACGATTGGGGAGGGAAAACTGATTTTGGTGAAACCTAATTTGAAATTGGGAAATTGGTTTTGGGGGAAAACTAAAATATTGGCGTGtgaaataaattttaaattttacatTTTACGGGAAGTTttatttggttttaaatttaagGGTGTTAAATGGGTTGTGTTTACGAGtagggtgtaaacgagccgggtcGAGACTTAGCacgactaggctcgagctcggcttgtcaTGTTTTTATGAATCTCGAGCTTGACTCGCGAATAAAACCCAAAGGTCAAGGTTGACTTGACTTGGCTggagctattttgagaacaacctcaaaCGAGTCAAAAGCTAGGCTCGAGCTCGCTTTAATATCGCCTAAatgagccaaagctcggctcgctAGTGTTATCATCATTAAAATCTTACGTCAAAAATACGAGTAAACCCAAGGGTTTCATTGCAAAAGGATATTTAGCTGAAGAATGTTTGTTATTTTGTTCATTGTACTTATCAAGTGATGTCCTATAAAActgatgttttatgactcaaatatcaggtgtcctattacagtgtattataataacaccacaatgattaagcgtcctataaaggttaaatttataagacctaagtgtcaagtgtctttttaagttatattataataaaactctaACGAATAAGCGTCttataaaactaatgttttatgactcaaatatcaagtgtcctattacagtgtattataataacaccacaatgattaagcatcctataaagtttaaagttataagacccatGTGTCAAGTGTTctattaagttaagttctaatatgacttcgactagaaaagggtcctataacactgaacatttatgacttaactacaacatgtcctattaagttatgttataataggaccctagatgatcaagtgtcctaatacagTACCACATAATGGGACACTAACAATTACTACCTCTGTCCCACtaaaagtgtcctattttgaattttcaaagtctttatttataaattttgaccttaattatatatttttgtgttatataaagcttgatgaaaattaacccgataaaaacacttgtaaatcacactcaaatcatataactttcatcaagtattatctaacacaaacaaaattatttaaggtcaaagtttataaataaagactttgaaaattcaaaatatgacacttttagtgggacggagggagtaattgtcttataaagtactttatcaggatctacattttaagtgtcctattaaattatatgataataggaccccaaaaaatcatccatcctattaaatagttttttaggacgtCAGTTTAATAGAGTATATTATAAAAGAACCCCAAAAGTTCAttagtcctattaaatagttttttaggaccctcttttacaagcgtcccacagaaaaggtcctaaaaagccatttttgttgtagtgatCGAATCTTTGacgatgaactagtgttcatatgtcaaGGTACTAAATTATATCATCCTAGACtttgataacttgtcacgattctaatgggaccttgttccatgaaaacatttaaactccttagagtttcctagtgtcaagaacaagtatcatATGTACTAGATGATTATGTTCACATGTTACTTTCATATGTTATATTCCTATGTTTTAAAATTTCGAATCTCGACTCTTAGCATACCATGAACTTTAAGCCTTATACATTCGATCTCCTAATCTCATtgctcgtcaacaattggataatcggaaagcttatgcaaattttgtgagtatacttgacccattttaccgttttcacacttttgggtgtaacatgtttttataTACAAACACACTTATTATACCTATTCTTATGcaaatacataaacaaacaatccaatacgtgcttactatttgttattatACCTATTCTTATGcaaatacataaacaaacaatccaatacgtgcttactatttgttatgcttgattcgtgttttctggaccatacttatgtgatgaacttgtcattagctttgtacgagcctccatttaacatgtatagcgctataggagtaacggaCTGCCCGTAGactagtggtcatgttaaatttcattcatacttgcgtaaacagagggttgacttgtAAATCGCATGCCGTTTgtacgttaatcttgataactgaTGCGTGtcgtgtgttataggtttttatatatattttaagccctttttttacactttttagccaagttttaaatttataaaacacgatatttactaacactaaacacacatatgggcaagtgtacccatcgttgacgtagtatagtgttggtaagataccgaggtcgtccaaggacacaagagcttttagtaccggtttattctcaatgtctaatcaaatcgaaaagttagaaaaaggttttaaactagaaaaataaaactaactaaaatgctgaaaaataaaataaaagtaaaaacagatagacaagatgaatcacttggatccgactcgtgtgtagtgtaacctttgactATTTCCgcatttttgcactttttaagagattatcttagttattgtagtaggcccctcttttgaagatgacgttaccctcaacccagtagtttgagtcagcaaggatacaatcctaaagggtcggattattgaaagataattaattaagttattaatgcataatgtggtaggcctctcttttgaaggtgatgttaccctcggctaagtagtctgagtcagcaggtgatgtgtgtaaaatgcaacatataaattacatcaaatgaggcataaaactaaccctttttaagtactaatgttggaaaaagtgtgcttttgtcttccttttgtattttcagggttaaaagagcttaagtgaacaaaagaagcaaaaatgcagccaaatccaacataaatacaaagaaaaggaagaaacgtggcatgcccgactcctcgacagcatctcccaaagcaaaaaacaagaagaaagctgagcatggggctgtgcccagctgagcatggggttgtgcccagctgaacacggggctatgtccagcggacacggggcgtgtccagctcaacacggggccgtgctcagcgagcacggggcagtgtccagaatggtcagccctggcacaaaagacaaagtggtagaagcttctattgcccaccacggggccgtgcccagcggacacgggggcgtggtcagagtgctgcaggtgcatttattgtaattgtgaattacaattaatgaagagagagagtgtcagacgggcacggggctgtgtccagcggacacgtggccgtgcccaggcttctgttcagcctatgaataggagtgcttggagccatttcaactcatcccttggcacaccacctctctcacacttcatccaccacccaccaccaccataacaccatcatccaccaccatcatccattgtccatcgtagagtgtgtgagtcgtctcgggatccaagattgatagtaagagttcttgacaaccaaggccatgtttgcctaagtctcttacatcacttggtgaagacaagtgtttagtataatactttctatttttaatcttttgcactttttatttggttttgtattaatgactttaataactagttacttatgtttaaggtgatctttccttatcgtttgtccgtggtgtcttggcgttattttactgtctatataaaataaaagattttcaccattcatatctccacggtctatatggaggtatgttggctacctggtcgggggttaagggaacggtttggtaagggtcttgcccttgttcagcgtttagaggtcctgcttgggacctgggtcaaatttagtaggatctccttcaatacccataggtattggatggcggggatccaaactctttgaccccctcataagttaactactattaatactataacccggctatttaggactgtatccctgctgactcagactacttagccgagggtaacgtcaccgccgaaagcggggcctaccacaatttgcattaataacttaattcattatcttccaataatccgaccctttaggattgtatccttgctgactcaaactactgggttgagggtaacgtcgccttcaaaagaggggcctactacaataactaagataatatcttaaacaagtgcaaaagtgcgaaaataatcaaaggttatactaatacacgtgtcggatccaagtgattcatcttgtctatctgtttttattttattttatttttcagcatttagttagtttttatttttcttagtttaaaacatttttctcactttttgatttggttagacgttgaggataaaccggtattaaaagctcttgtgtccttggacgacctcggtatcttaccaacactatactacgtccacgatgggtgcacttgcccatatgtgtgtttagtgttagtaaatatcgtgttttataaatttaaaacttggctaaaagtgtaaaaaggggcttaaatatatatcaaaattataacacacttcacgcacatcaagtttttggcgctgctgccggggacacaaggattttaagaaagcttaaaatcgacggcctaatcagtttttcaaaacctttttaaaacgcgcgcacatttttctgcattttagtttagtttgcatttacagtagcctgaacacggggtcgtgctcactgaacacgcccccgtgctgcatatttttagagtagatacccagatacagagtctgaacacggggccgtgctcgctgaacacgcccccgtgctcaacgtgaccagtaactttaattaaaacgcccagatacagaccctgaacacggggccgtgttcaccagacacggggccgtgtccagcttctgtttccgtctttatttttgttttctggtcccgagactcagttgtaatctgttgagtgattcttatggatcaatactcaagaggttacaactacacctatgatgaggatgattataggggtaattattgcactaattgtcgtaacgcacgctcggttcaatataataactcatatcaaccatccaattcatacaaccattatgaggagcccaggtacgagccatcaacttcatacacaccctatgaagaccaaaggtatgaacctcctccctcatactcatattttgatgaaccaaggtatgagccttcatactcatactttgaagattcaagatatgagccaccaccttcatactcttattatgaggaaccatggcgtgaacaacccacctcatatgagtactatgaagaacaaagtttcgacccttatccatcatatacttacaatgaagaacaatggtgtgaaccatctacttcatatgagtactatgaggagccaaggatcgaacaatcggattcaagctttgaggatccaaattctttttctctcaccgaagtgaccaataggatattagaacacattaaaactatcgaacgttacatgaaagaatcttgcgcaagggaagaggagtcccgcgcaagagaagaattaaattgtaataataacgtagagatagttgaaagtgtaaaaatggaagaacaagaaagtgaaaaaccgacacatgagttaaacaacgaaaaaggtgagtccgataatgttaaaattcaagaagagtctaatttagaagaaattaatctcttgtcaccttctttcgaaaatcattgtttagtaacccctcatgctaagtttttaaaagagctaaacactagtgctaaaatcaaagaaatggtaagtgttaagttaactaatgatcaaacctcgctaataaaagaagatccttttgaaattaacatcacaccggttccatgtttctttcaaaattcctttattagtaatatcattcattgagcacggggtgtgttcagccttctgttctcttgttttgcttgggaagatgttgtctgggaggtcgggcatgccacttttgttccttttcttgtatttatgttagatttagctgcctttttgcttcttttgttcatttgagctcatttattcctgaaaatacaaaaggaagacaaaaacacactttttccaacattaatactaaaaaagggttagttttatgcctcatttgatgaaatttatatgttgcattttgtgcacatcaaatacccccacacttgaatatttgcttgtcctcaagcaaaactctttataatgtggctttacactcccaaacggaatgggtagaagagaaggtttttgggcttgtcatagagtgtggggatttccaagattctttattaagttttatttttatttatttacaatcatattcatcatgatttatttaaaacattacataagataaattacttattagggcataacatgcctttttaaaattccatttatacacaagttcacatacctcacgggggaatcactcaacactcggccgaagatgtatttttagtgaatcactcgagagcggcatggaactttcTCCTatcataagcttgccaagcaatcaatcctcctcctttttaactatacacctttgtaaatatcaagaggacttttggggtgaagggttagacttgggctaaaggtgggtagttgggttagtggttagtaaaaaagggcgaaaggcgtaaaaagcatcggtttttcggaagactttttatttttcatagcTTTTTATTTTTGAggaagcatttctttcaaacaaagttctttttgataaaattgtttgtttatttcttttggcttcatcatcatcaaaatattttttttataagcaagtcataagaaaaaccgagccttgttactaaaataaagggtttaaaatgaaaaagggttttggtgggtaaaagggtgtttgttttgggttaagaaatgaaaaggtttaggctcaaggggttaactaggggggttttgggttaggtggtaaaaaaaaagaaaaataatggtgtagaaatcaaaagggttagtcctaatgcctccatcatttacttactcaggTTTAAGTTGGTAAAGACCGGGAACGTATCGtcttggcaagttctagagtcgtaaaaaccaagcggctattcacacaagaaacgaaattatttgtatgctcaataaaggctcaaaactcactttttgtgggaatgggtttttatgtgatcaagtatatataatcgaattttaattaaacttgtcatgccatttcataattttcttatgttggttctttttatcacgacgctatcggttgtaaatttgtaaaaatataaccttttttagaacttgaaattcccaaactaaacctagacaagtaaaaaaaaattttgaaaaaaatttggggtggttagcggttccaatagagttttgtgtaagacttgtatttaggacttgcaaaattcaaggttttagcatcccacccacacttaaattacacattttcctcaatgtgtcccaaaaataagtttttaggttgattgaatgtgtaaaaaagTGTGAAAAAGCAAATTTTATgatactgggcgtctggacacggccccgtgctcgatgagcatgaccccgtgttcAGAGTGCCAGTatcgaaaacttacagaaggtggacacgggggcgtgttggctgggcacgaccccatgtctGGCAAAAAGCTGCAgaattaaacaaacagcaggtctggggaagtgggcacg
This is a stretch of genomic DNA from Helianthus annuus cultivar XRQ/B chromosome 16, HanXRQr2.0-SUNRISE, whole genome shotgun sequence. It encodes these proteins:
- the LOC110917127 gene encoding uncharacterized protein LOC110917127 yields the protein MEMTFSLLPRKPVLVFTGTSVMGVNPENGKFCSHVDYWDSIKNNEYFSTEALMDLLKQLRIYKTPDLETPKYQILKRTATYEVRKYSPFVIVETQSDKLAGNTGFNDVAGYIFGKNSRVEKIPMTTLVFTQAFDLEMSKMSIQIVLPSEKDINSLPDPNKENVSIRSVEGRFAAVLKFSGKPTEDIVREKEKLLRSSVLSDGLKPKDGCLLARYNDPGRTKSFMMRNEVLIWLEEFSLD